acaccgctcgccataaaagtaatggcgccatagcttcaatgcaaagactacggccgccaactccaaatcgtgagtaggataattcttttcatacTCCTTTAACTGgtgagaagcatacgcgatcactttcccgttctgcatcaaaacacagcccaatccattaaaggaagcatcactatccCGACTCAGACCAGCAACATCACCTAAAaatggtggggggtgagaacatgtataCATacctcccctcccagtgggtatcgcaagccgacgagggcgaggggtactcaccagtaaAGAAAGATAACTAAAGATATATATGTTAGTAATAcaataacaataacaaaaaggaaaatagGATGTACATATGccactaccgctactgtatgcatgcatcaatcgGACGATCAGTctcaaatatacccaatctagaAACCTGCCATGTCGGTCCGCAGACCGCAAGCCTGTGCCAttgccactctacctgcatataacccagacTAGACCTCTGGGCTCACAGGCTGACActtccaaccactttttcggaaaagaacaccccctgacggtggatcagaccgctggtgtttgTGAAATACGTACGAGTTTTAAGCGAttgatgctgatatgctcaatagccaatcatcggcaactagccgacaatcctacccctcagggtatgttaccgtgtaggtcatcaagtaaccaAACAGACTgaataggtcacaataccagaATCActgaaccgaccgaataggtcaaaGATCTCAAGTACAACCAATAATCTGCTCTACTTCTAAATCATGACACTGAATATGAAGAAtaaccaagtagagcaataaCAAGAAGTCAAAAAGGGTGCTAGGCTCATCACATGATATACAAGGTAATAGTAAAGAGAGGGTGGAGAGAATGTCAGCGAGCATGCACTATtataccgacttcggatcaaAGTACCTGCCTGTACGAACATAGCGCCTATCTTCGGGCTGTggaagaacgtcaaccggacatACGGAGGGACTAAAACACACAACCCCACAATTAATCCCACGGGAATCGAttttccaaaaccgattaccgtaactcgccggaagtctagaaaatcacaccgggactccgccgggacacATGAAGTGTCTCGGGACTCACcaactcgtgccacgagtcacccgctaccaCACAACACTATAATAAGGGTGTCCTGGCAGCAAACACGTATACTCACATCGAAATGATTATCGTCAGATAACCGTTCTGATCCGGGTTCCCAAAAGTGTTAATTTCAACACCAGAACCCaccatcgctcacccgtcatctcataaccctcgaaacgacgtaAGTAACCAGCCAATATGGCTCAGCGACAAAGCATAATACACTAAGGCATCGTCGGAAGAAAATTCGAACCGAAATCGCATTTTCTCGGCGAATTTTGCCAAGAAACTTGCTGGAAATCGATATTCAATATCCGCACCCACTACCCGCACCCActacccacagtagccacgaagtgtaaatttgcataaaagtccctacaatcacataaaatcacattattttatgtgattttcgaggTTTTACAACTCGACAGCACAAACCGAAGGTTTTCGAGGCCGACCGAGACACatgctgataggtctcgacgtgccgtaGGCCGTGCTCACATTCCAAAGCATGGCCATCCACTGTGGAGAGCGCAGGAGAGACACAAAATTCAGCGAACTGCGTGCGTTGAACCTAAACCGCACTTAACTCGCAAACCGGGACTCTacttgtagcacactggacctttgcaaatagtgaggttcgagtgtttgatattggtttcgaacttttccacactttgtggagggtcgtagacggcGATCCGACCCGCGGTTCGAATTTGTggatttttggctaagtcctaagagttttactctcggggaccagtccctggtaggagagaccggtcccatcggctgtgGTTGCGGCAGactgcgaggcaaccggtcccctggccagggagaccggttcccgaacgtctgTTTTGCGGTAGGTCctggaggaccggtcccaggggtcggggagaccggtccctctgcccGAAAACAGCCCAGACCGGGCTTTGCAACggttgaaaagttgaggggcttttctggattttgttgctttggagggcctatatggccatttctctctctctctctctctctccctcatttctctccctcacaccctcGTTAGAgaagggaaaggagaagaaggaggagaagcgGAAGAAGGAAGgtaggagaaggagaagatcaactagaggacttggagcatcttcctctccctctcttcttcccattagtgcttgaaggcttggacttggagcttgctagaGAGGAGATCATCACTCTTGGAGCTTGGTTAGGAGCTTCTAAGAaggttagttgcttatttcTTCCCTCTAGACCTAGTNgtctgcggtgctgaccaagagagcattagTTTCAGATtcggtacttttggacttcttgaccggttgacgcatatgtctatcgtagcagtcgttgcatgcatatttacagttcttactttatagttgttttgctactatagtagacattcatgtatgctttcggttccagttacagtagcggtagccgttattcagtctagttcttactttctttcagtttattgctactgtattcgtcatatctgctcattaccttacatatctctttcgttattattgttgctactatatttccactcacccgtgttgttgtatagctcctcctgatccggtgagtactcctcgccttcttcggcttgcggtacccactgggaggggagacatgtttacatgttctcacctcccccaccatttttcaggtatcgcgggcgatgagtagtgggacgagacgtgaggtacgtgtgtagcggtcgatagagcttccgacccaagttatttcggtatagttattacccttattatttcagttgttctagcttagatagttatatggttcagtatttttattacatttgaaaatatggattttcgtgaatgtaataaacggattcctggattttgtaaaataaaaggttttctacccctcgtgatagcatttttaaagaataaaagttcctgtgtaggaacagttttcaaaaggttttctatggattttgcatcttagtatttcaaaacttgtttctgtggttggaaacattttaactgatagatgtggatttatgtttaaatattgaatgtaaaaatgtgaacctgtggtgaatagtgtatgaatatataactatggttatttgtatgttcatctggttgtggttgtatcatgtttgaactcttgtacttgtgcgacgccgtgcaaatataggggagactctgtccgtgtgaacagtggatcttctgtatttgtggcggatctggcacaccttggggtcaggttttcaaaaaaatttcagacgcttttccgctatgctttaaactaaaaagggaccccggggcgtgacaggtacaaccatcaaccctgtaccggtacagccatcaatcctgtaccggtacgcagcccaataaaggctacccgagagctaaccaaaaattcgatttttcgggTTTCGGTGCTAGGCTTCTAACCTCAAtcctcgggactcgaaccacgggtcggaacactgtctacgaccatccacaaagtgtggaaaagctcggaacataaccaatcactcgaacctcgcaatttgcaaaggttcagtgtgttacatgttctctccctctagatttgagttttgttgccttatggtagatgaaaccctagaaattggaaacctagggtttatttggggctttttaattagaagcttttagagctaatctaattagattagaatcttggtttaggttgctttggaagggatttagcttccTTTTGAGCTTTAAAAAGGAATTTCTCCACTATAAGTGAGATTTTAGCCCCTTTGtatagatggttaatgtttgatcttgtagttattcgtaaggttcgtttaacctttgtttttatacctctagggtactaagaggctagtgggcaccttcgtcggagcttacgaagggttgcgcaagtttcggtgggtttgacctagcctacaatatgagaaattctcatatttggtgatttataTTTCGTAAAGTGGAAATTCatgaatattcatgttaaatgtatttattgtaaattttagaatgcttaacatccctatgtcatgtataatgaattttcggacatctatatagtagagagattaggctaatgtcataaaggggcattgagctcgggttaaatgagaacctagtactaatgtcatgaatggaacataaaatatgaaatgtgtttaacttataacaagcttaagtgtcataaagaggcactaagcatagtgagtgttggaacattACTTTGAGAGatagaactagaccgttgggtcactagtgactattaccatgttagagggttgctccctacaggccggcactccggagttaggctacgcgacttatgcgcgctcgtgcggtatcgagaaaccgaCAGGGTCGGAAGGGATAGACTCGTTCccagagtgggaatgctggagctaccaccgatacttaggcggcacaagctggactacgctcgtgtaggtcctaaaacaagattgaactTTGACATCAAATCTTAAATGTGAACCACTACTAGATAGATTatggtagttggattacttgacattTTCATGGCGTGGCTTCGAGGTattgggacatgtagtatacttgatagattTACtcgttgcatcatagtatacttgtaGCCGTGAAGGAGCATATTCACCTTGCATTGGCATACTTAACCTTGATAGTATTGATATACATCGTAtttacttgtggcatagtagtatagcatttcttACATGCTTTCAGTTCAGCcgtttattattgtttattattattatcattgttGCTTTTCACTTATCCTCTTTctttcgggcctagtggtgcatggtgctgaggtcagtaattgtccactgggaactatgctGAGTTCTCTCGGCTACTCCACTGTGTACCCTTTGTtgtgcgggatgacgaggacaaggcccgcattttcgagcgCGGATTGCGGCCCTCGATCTTTCGgtttggtgcagtcttccaacctctaAACCTACCGGGAAGTTGTGAACCGCGCACTCATTGTAGAGAGCGGAGCGGCAgatctgcaggagcgtcgcgagggCTTGGATAAGGGAAAGGGCAAAAGgtctgcggctgagggtgcgagccagacgcactcatggaggccgccgaggcaccccaggaaccggagccagtcgcggggACGTGGCTcatctactcagcgaggaggacctaaTCGTCACCAGGCTCTGCGCTGCGTTATCTGGTGGTTCTCATTTTTtacggcagtgttcacgcagccggggtaGGTactacttgtgtggccaggagggccacttccagtcggactgcccgaggggtcCATCGCCAGTGCCATcatcggcatctgcaccagcttcacccggtcccagccaggggacacttTCTGCTCACCACCAGTCCGGGCGACCACCTGCACCGAGGCAgatggaggggtcacgacaggccccgagtgggtgCATATATGCGGCCCAGACAGAAGAGGCGgtagcagccgagaatgtggttgcaggtatcattttactttatggtattcaagtacgagcattatttgataccggtgcatcacattcattcgtAGACTGGCTGTTTGTCAAGTTGCATGGTATCCCACTTGTTTCTTTGTTGCACCCGGGACGTGTTGTTGTTTTCGACCACTCCTTGGACATTCGAGAgatttgccccagttgccctgttcgagTAGGGGATTGGAACATGCCCGCCGATTTATTTGCTTTGCGCAAGCTTGGAGAGTTTGACgtggttttgggcatggattggctgaccaagtactacgccactatcgattgcaagaatcgaacggtgacgtttagagagccggggcaggcggaggttgtgtaccgaggatgccagagttcacTGTTGcaatgacgattagctcctctcgagctagacagttgatcagcagagactgcgtagcctatttggctacggttgtgttgcggggtgaaaccgacacccctaggattgaggacatcccGGTTGTGCGGGATTTTGaaatgccacctgatagggagattgagtttatGGTAGATCTCGTTCTAGGGACTACGCCAATCTCAAAaacgccctataggatggcaccagcagaattgaaggagctaagggcacagttgcaagacctTCTGGATAAGaattttgtgcgaccgagtgtgtcaccttggggagcaccggtcctatttgttaagaagaaggacggatcacttcggttgtgcgtggactatcgtgaactcaataaagtcacgattaagaacaagtatccgtcaTCAAGGatcgatgatctatttgatcaactcTAAGGATCgagtgtgtactcgaagattgacttgcagtcgggataccaccagttgaagattgcgcctgaggatgtatcgaagaggGCTTTTCGAACatggtatggacattatgagttcacagttatgccgttcgggtttactaacgccccggcagcttttatgcatttaatgaaccgtgtgtttaagccttatctagacaggttcgtcgtggtgttcatcgacgacattttgatctattcccgaagtgatgcagatcacgaggaacatttgaggctagtacttcaagtgcttcagGAAAGGAAACTCTATAGCAAATtaaaaaagtgtgagttttggcttagagaggtggcattTTTGGGTCACTTGATTTTCGGATtgggtatagctgtggatccgaGAAAAAtcgaagctatcaaggattggccgaggctgACGAGTGTTACCGAGATACGGAGTtttattggtttggccggctactaccgacggtttgttgagggatttgcaaagttatctactcccctcacgaggctcacgcaaaAAGGCGttaagttcatctggaatgatgcatgcgaaagaagctttcaagagttgaagcagagattgacgactgccccgatcctGACCTTGCcaattgctggagcagggtatgtgatttgaGTACAATTAGCTTTTGCCAAGTTAATTGTTATTATGAATATAGACATTAGTAAAGATGCCTTGATGTGTTGTAGCTTGTAAGGTGATCAAAGCACATTTATAATCACGTGAGTTGTTGGTAACAAGTGATGACTGTGATGAATTATTTTCCTCCATCGTTTTATCTCCTCAACAAGAAGGGTCCATATTTAGGCTGAGCCTTTTATGGTGTTCCTCTCCTATTTGTTGCACCTGCTCTAATTTTGTTTATATGCTTCACATTTGCCGTATACACATAATTTGTGTATCCTGTTCCTTCCGTGCACTCTTCTCCATTTTGGTTACTGCTGCCTATGAGGATGGCTCCAATCCTGTTGAGTGTGTCGACCTATTAACATTTTAAAGTAATCAATGTAATCTATTGTAGCACACAGTGGGCTGGTCTTTTCTTATGATGAAACTATTGCTCTTTTATAATTTACACAATAATTCCTTATGAGGCTTTTTTCTTACATATTTTGGTCACTACATCTCCTACTAGCCTCTGCCTTTTTGCAAGATAGCTAATACGTAAACACTTTGTTAGCTCCCAGTATGATAGTATTGTGGGGAACACTCAAGTCCTTTTAATAGTGTTTCTAGGAATAACATTCTTGTGGAAAATGGTCCATCTGATAAATATTGGGCAAGCTTACATCTTACTATATTTTTGGATATTCTAGTTCATCTGAGAATTTCGCCACTTAAATTGTATGTGTTCATTCTTGTTGCTGCTAGGAAGGGAACTGGAAGATTCTGGAGTTTTAAATCCATCACTGAAATCTCGAGGTAATTCTTGGGGTTTACACAGGCCCCTTGTTTGCCCAGATGGTGCCGTTGTTGCTTATGCTTGGAAGCGTCAACTTGCTGGCCAAGCTGGTGCTTCTGCTGTTGACAGAACCAGGTAGAATACTAGCTCGTATGTGAGTTTTGCTTGAACTATTGAAGAGCTTGGCTTTATACGTTTcgggaaataaattttatgcttGAAAATTTCATTAACAACCACTATTTCACTTTCCATTATATGAGCATAACTTGTGATAAACTATGCTTGTGGTTTGCCAGAAATTTAAACTCTTCCATGCAGGTAAAGTTATGCAAGTATTGAAAATTTGACTCTTATATTTACTAATATAAAGCTTGGCCTTCTCACATTAATTCACTgagttgtttgatttttttctgtagttttttctttttaagaatattattttaagCCATCAAATTCTTAAATTTGAAGGTTTTAGATGTGCTGTGACTACTAAAATGTAGGAAAACAACTAGTGTGTTTTCTGGAGCCAAAGTTATCGGCCATCAATTTGATCTCCAGTATGAGTCTAAAAATTGGATACTTATGGAAATAGTGGGAAGTTGTCTATGACTTCTGTAGTTGGGATGGCTTTCTTGTAGGTTGAATTCTGTCTATGTTGATTAAAAGATAGGTTTTGCTTATCTAGGCTGACTCGGATGTGGTCATTCCTCATGTGTAGACAATAAATGTATAAAAGcattgttggcttaaaggggccagcatcctgccttgTGGTAGGAGGTTAGGTTGGGTCGAGTCTCGTTCGAAATGATAGGAGGTCGGATTGGGCccagtcatgttcgaagtggtggGCGGCtggttggaccgagtcacaatcgagacccgtgggtgtctctacactttaagtgaattggttacgTCTATCTAATAGCTCtggcttttgggattaatggttagtgccaaTGATCCAGCAAGCATTTCACAGATGGAACTTTTCAGCTTACTAATTGTTGTCGTTGTCTATTTCAGTCAGCTCATTATGCATGCGCAACTTCTTGTGATGACAATATTGACTAGATTTCAGTGCAggggaaattttatttttgtatgccAGCCTCAAGAACTTCACTTTTCTAACTGAGTATTGATATTCAAATGATATTTCCTTTCTTCATGAATAACCACGCAGTAAAGTAATTATGCAGCCAAGCAATATAAAACCATGAATGCTTGTCATTTTCTTACATAATAATAGCATTAAAAGCTATTGCTTTACTTTACAATAAAACTCAAGTATTTTTCTACAAGTATCATGTTTGGTTGAATATGGTAGACAAATCCCTGCTTCAAATGGAGAGCATCCCATTGTAATTGCTGATTTCTTGCACCATTGCTCCTTTCAAAACATAAGCAGGGAAGGAGAAGCAATTAGAGTAACATATCAAACAGTAATGGATCTACTTTTGCATTTATCATTTCCAGGTTAGCTCTCAAAGCATTCACTGACCCAAAAAGGCGGTTCTTCCCTCACCTAGAAGATGACCTGCTCAACCACCACGGAGAGTCTGGCATTGCCAAGAGACTCTGTAGCTCCCAGGTATTGCCAATGAGTAAAGAGCTTGTGGAAGGAAAAACATTggcttatattcttaagaatttgGAACATGAAGTACCCAATATTAGAATCCTGACGTATCAGCCCGTGATTGGTAGAAAAGAGCTTCCCTATTGTCATCTTCTGTTGATGAGAACCTTGTGGATCCATCTAAGGAGCAAAACTTGCATAATTGGAAAAAGCTAAGATCTGCTTCAGTTGATCAAATTGCTGTTATTGAGTTGTTGATGCCTTCTATCTTCAGAGCTGTAGTGTCACTGCATCTGGCAGGATCTGTAAACCCTGATGCTGTAGCATTTTTCTCTCCGAATGAGGTACCTTCTATTCTCGATTGGTTTTCAGATTGTCAAAAATACCTTTTTCCAGCATTGCCTTTGAAACTATTATATGTTGTCTCCTACGGTGCA
This window of the Ananas comosus cultivar F153 linkage group 19, ASM154086v1, whole genome shotgun sequence genome carries:
- the LOC109725240 gene encoding LOW QUALITY PROTEIN: mediator of RNA polymerase II transcription subunit 27-like (The sequence of the model RefSeq protein was modified relative to this genomic sequence to represent the inferred CDS: inserted 1 base in 1 codon; substituted 1 base at 1 genomic stop codon), which codes for MCSFLLLLGRELEDSGVLNPSLKSRGNSWGLHRPLVCPDGAVVAYAWKRQLAGQAGASAVDRTRLALKAFTDPKRRFFPHLEDDLLNHHGESGIAKRLCSSQVLPMSKELVEGKTLAYILKNLEHEVPNIRILTYXARDWXKRASLLSSSVDENLVDPSKEQNLHNWKKLRSASVDQIAVIELLMPSIFRAVVSLHLAGSVNPDAVAFFSPNEGGDYIHSRGLSVHHVFRLVTEHADKALQYYLSVDPNNSLPLLLCWICSYQTLFAKVCSKCGRLLMMDKMLAFLLPPVHRPYFQTSSAEGQSSDLTKAYHIGCSSEEI